In Nocardia sp. NBC_00403, one DNA window encodes the following:
- a CDS encoding HD domain-containing protein yields MTDDLVAWAEQIAREQLGALPRRLKHVEGVVRQSERVADAVDDPELLVAAAWLHDIGYGQGIAAIGFHPVDGAEFLEAQGASHRLCALVANHSCAHVEAHRRSVSLPWPDERTVLRDALWWADMTTTPTGDTTDVHQRLSEVCERYGPDHVVTRSVTEAAPELLEAVARIESLRQAAR; encoded by the coding sequence ATGACTGACGATCTCGTCGCATGGGCCGAGCAGATCGCCCGCGAGCAGCTTGGGGCGCTGCCTCGTCGGCTCAAGCATGTTGAGGGCGTCGTCCGGCAGTCGGAGCGGGTTGCTGATGCGGTCGACGACCCGGAATTGCTCGTCGCAGCGGCCTGGCTGCACGACATCGGGTACGGGCAGGGAATCGCCGCCATAGGGTTCCATCCGGTCGACGGTGCGGAGTTTCTGGAGGCTCAAGGCGCGTCACATCGGCTATGTGCCCTGGTCGCTAACCATTCCTGCGCGCATGTCGAAGCGCACCGCCGGTCCGTGTCGCTTCCCTGGCCGGACGAACGCACCGTGTTGCGGGACGCCCTGTGGTGGGCCGACATGACCACAACGCCGACAGGTGACACGACTGACGTTCACCAACGTCTGTCCGAGGTGTGTGAGCGGTATGGACCTGACCATGTCGTCACTCGGTCGGTCACCGAGGCCGCGCCGGAGCTGCTGGAAGCAGTCGCTCGCATCGAGTCGTTGCGACAAGCGGCTAGGTGA
- a CDS encoding XRE family transcriptional regulator — MDVCGTVKSSLDVPQLGGEMANERLRNALQQAGLDIATVATEVGVEAKTVERWITKARTPYPRHRHAIAALVKETENYLWPDALAPERKAEVAQSEVLKVYPHRSSIPSDLWKRLLASASERLDVLVLAGLFLAEEPEFTRAVRKKTQQGLRVRLLFGRPEAPEACKRSAEERLAEGTVPARINNALALVEPLGDIDGVELRYHDTTLYNSVFRFDDEMIVNMHAYGLPGAYAPAMHLRQLPAGDLFETYMNSFEHVWLNATAER, encoded by the coding sequence GTGGACGTCTGCGGTACCGTTAAGTCGTCCCTAGACGTCCCTCAATTGGGAGGCGAGATGGCGAACGAACGCCTTCGCAACGCGCTGCAGCAAGCAGGTCTCGATATCGCGACCGTCGCCACCGAAGTTGGAGTCGAGGCCAAGACCGTCGAACGCTGGATCACCAAAGCGCGCACGCCGTACCCGCGGCATCGGCATGCCATCGCCGCGCTCGTCAAGGAGACTGAGAACTATCTGTGGCCTGACGCCCTGGCGCCCGAGAGGAAAGCTGAAGTCGCCCAATCAGAGGTGCTGAAGGTCTATCCGCACCGCAGTTCGATTCCGAGCGATCTATGGAAGCGCCTGCTGGCGAGCGCATCGGAACGCCTCGACGTGCTGGTCCTGGCCGGACTTTTTCTCGCCGAGGAACCCGAATTCACCCGAGCCGTTCGCAAGAAGACCCAGCAGGGGCTGAGGGTACGACTCCTGTTCGGTCGCCCGGAAGCACCCGAGGCATGTAAGCGAAGCGCTGAGGAACGCCTCGCCGAAGGCACTGTTCCTGCACGCATCAACAACGCTCTGGCGCTGGTCGAACCGCTCGGTGATATCGACGGCGTCGAGCTGCGATACCACGACACCACTCTGTACAACTCGGTGTTCCGCTTCGATGACGAGATGATCGTCAACATGCATGCGTACGGTTTGCCCGGGGCGTACGCCCCGGCGATGCACCTGCGTCAACTACCGGCAGGCGATCTCTTCGAGACCTACATGAATAGTTTCGAACACGTCTGGCTGAACGCAACGGCCGAAAGGTGA
- a CDS encoding zinc-binding dehydrogenase, which produces MLVHEPIEQETMEDVMRAVQATEFGGPEVLAVREVPEPVAGPGEVVVDVSAADVMFLDTQLRSGWGTEFFELEPPYVPGGAIGGVVSAVGAGVEESWLGKRVATATVASGIGGGRPIGGYAEKALAKADTLVAVADGLSVLQAVALAHDGKSALAVFDRAEIKPGEWVLITAAGGGLGTLLIQFARAAGAHVIAAARGAAKLELATRLGAEVVVDYSEPDWQAAARAATGGTGANVVLDGAGGALGGAAVQAAADGGRFIGYGAAAGGFAELDQADAAARGISALGLFDITGDSTDWHALAQRAQSAVVAGNVEVVIGQTFPLEEADRAHAAIASRATVGRTLLTV; this is translated from the coding sequence ATGCTCGTTCACGAACCGATCGAGCAAGAAACGATGGAGGATGTCATGCGGGCCGTGCAGGCAACAGAATTCGGTGGACCGGAAGTACTCGCGGTGCGTGAGGTGCCGGAACCGGTGGCCGGGCCGGGTGAGGTGGTCGTCGACGTCTCGGCCGCCGACGTGATGTTCCTCGACACACAGTTGCGTAGCGGTTGGGGCACCGAATTCTTCGAGCTGGAACCGCCATATGTGCCGGGCGGCGCCATCGGCGGGGTGGTCTCGGCGGTCGGTGCGGGCGTCGAGGAATCCTGGCTCGGGAAGCGGGTTGCCACGGCCACCGTGGCCAGTGGCATCGGCGGTGGGCGGCCGATCGGGGGATACGCCGAAAAGGCACTCGCCAAGGCGGACACTCTGGTCGCCGTAGCCGACGGCCTGAGCGTGCTGCAGGCGGTCGCGCTGGCCCACGACGGCAAGTCGGCCCTCGCGGTATTCGACAGGGCAGAGATCAAGCCGGGGGAGTGGGTGTTGATCACCGCGGCGGGTGGCGGTTTGGGCACCCTGCTGATCCAATTCGCCCGCGCCGCAGGCGCACACGTGATCGCCGCGGCGCGCGGTGCCGCGAAGCTGGAATTGGCCACTCGGCTCGGTGCGGAGGTCGTCGTCGATTACTCCGAGCCCGATTGGCAGGCTGCCGCTCGTGCCGCGACCGGTGGTACTGGTGCGAACGTCGTATTGGACGGTGCGGGTGGCGCTTTGGGTGGGGCCGCCGTCCAAGCTGCCGCCGATGGTGGTCGATTTATCGGATATGGCGCTGCCGCAGGTGGATTCGCCGAGCTGGATCAGGCCGATGCCGCAGCCCGCGGCATCAGCGCGCTCGGGCTGTTCGACATCACCGGTGACAGCACCGATTGGCACGCGCTGGCACAGCGCGCCCAGTCCGCGGTGGTGGCGGGCAACGTGGAAGTGGTTATCGGCCAGACCTTTCCATTGGAGGAGGCCGATCGTGCGCACGCCGCAATCGCCTCTCGCGCCACGGTGGGGCGCACCTTGCTGACGGTGTGA
- a CDS encoding helix-turn-helix domain-containing protein translates to MDRTSIEARNLISLKVAAAMVDVNTKTIRNWIATGDLEGFRVNGHLLRVKRDQVLALIEPTAVVADGGAA, encoded by the coding sequence ATGGACAGAACTTCTATCGAGGCCCGAAACCTGATCAGCCTCAAGGTGGCCGCAGCGATGGTCGACGTCAACACCAAGACGATCCGGAACTGGATCGCAACAGGTGATCTCGAGGGCTTCCGCGTCAACGGACATCTGCTGCGAGTAAAGCGCGACCAGGTGCTCGCACTGATCGAGCCGACTGCGGTCGTTGCCGACGGTGGTGCGGCATGA
- a CDS encoding nitroreductase family deazaflavin-dependent oxidoreductase, whose amino-acid sequence MASVFENVLKVHQWVYENSGGVVGHRVLFGNPTLLLRTVGRRTGQERTSALTYGRDGDDYLVTASNGGSPRPPGWLANLKAKPECEIQVGRRKMKVVARPTLPDDPDYARRWEIVDKVNQGRYTAYQKLTKRPIAVVVLTPVG is encoded by the coding sequence GTGGCGAGTGTGTTCGAGAATGTGCTGAAGGTTCATCAGTGGGTTTATGAGAACAGTGGCGGGGTGGTGGGGCATCGGGTGTTGTTCGGGAATCCGACCTTGTTGTTGCGGACGGTGGGGCGCAGGACGGGGCAGGAGCGGACGTCGGCGCTGACGTACGGGCGGGACGGGGATGACTATCTGGTGACCGCGTCGAATGGTGGGTCGCCGCGGCCACCGGGGTGGTTGGCGAATCTGAAGGCGAAGCCGGAGTGCGAAATCCAGGTCGGGCGACGGAAGATGAAGGTTGTTGCACGGCCGACGTTGCCGGATGATCCGGATTATGCGCGGCGGTGGGAGATCGTGGACAAGGTGAATCAGGGGCGGTACACCGCGTATCAGAAGTTGACCAAGCGGCCGATCGCGGTGGTGGTGCTGACCCCGGTCGGCTGA
- a CDS encoding tyrosine-type recombinase/integrase, which produces MGSASLDVKDDFATELRRKNRAKKTIDVYLVHIGYFADYLISKSLSTEAPDITRDHIGGYIETLLAGTNRRTGEPLSPQYARSQYRSLQQFFKYLAVEEIIDVDPFIKLSLPDAPDKLVPVPTVEALRKLLEECAGTDFVSRRDNAIIRLFADTGCRCGEVANLAVDDLDFEEDTALVVGKGGRPRSSPFGDKTRIALRRYLRARGQHPFAKKSERLWLGRQGPMTDHGIRQMLERRAQAAGIEHIHPHMLRHWFAHNWLANGGQEQDLMMLAGWRSRQMLDRYGKSVADERAKSAHRRARLGDKL; this is translated from the coding sequence ATGGGGAGCGCTTCGCTGGACGTGAAAGACGACTTCGCGACCGAACTGAGGCGGAAGAACCGGGCCAAGAAGACGATCGATGTGTACCTCGTCCACATCGGCTACTTCGCCGATTATCTGATCTCCAAGTCCCTCTCTACGGAGGCACCCGACATCACTCGTGATCACATCGGTGGATACATCGAGACGCTGCTGGCCGGGACGAATCGGCGGACCGGGGAACCGCTCTCTCCGCAGTACGCACGCAGCCAGTACCGGAGTCTTCAGCAGTTCTTCAAATACCTTGCGGTTGAAGAGATCATCGATGTCGACCCCTTCATCAAACTGAGCCTGCCGGACGCGCCGGACAAGCTAGTTCCGGTGCCGACTGTCGAGGCGCTGCGAAAGCTGCTCGAGGAGTGCGCTGGCACGGATTTTGTGTCGCGCCGGGACAACGCGATCATCCGCCTGTTTGCCGACACGGGCTGTCGCTGCGGCGAAGTCGCGAACCTCGCTGTCGACGATCTCGATTTCGAGGAGGACACCGCGCTGGTAGTCGGGAAGGGCGGTCGACCGAGGTCGTCGCCGTTCGGCGACAAAACGCGGATCGCTCTGCGGCGCTATCTGCGTGCCCGCGGTCAACATCCGTTCGCGAAGAAGAGCGAGCGATTGTGGCTCGGCCGGCAAGGGCCGATGACCGATCACGGCATCCGGCAGATGCTGGAACGCCGTGCCCAAGCGGCCGGGATCGAGCACATTCACCCGCATATGCTTCGGCACTGGTTCGCTCACAACTGGCTCGCTAACGGCGGTCAAGAGCAGGACCTGATGATGCTGGCTGGATGGCGCTCGCGGCAGATGCTCGACCGCTACGGCAAGTCTGTGGCAGATGAGCGAGCCAAGTCTGCGCACCGCCGTGCGCGACTCGGCGACAAGCTGTAG
- a CDS encoding NUDIX hydrolase gives MSRVDYFNDPDAPGANSIKVAVSAFVRDHDGRILMIRRTDNDKYSIPGGGLDAGETVTAAVVREVREETGIDVEVSGLVGIFSNPDHVIAYDDGEVRQEFSICFRADPVGGTLRTSSESKEVLWIAAQDIPALDIHPSIALRIERGLQQTDGPFFT, from the coding sequence ATGAGTCGCGTCGACTACTTCAATGACCCGGACGCGCCGGGAGCCAACAGCATCAAAGTGGCCGTCAGCGCATTCGTCCGAGATCACGACGGCCGGATATTGATGATCCGGCGTACGGATAACGACAAGTACTCGATACCCGGCGGTGGGCTCGATGCGGGCGAAACTGTAACCGCGGCTGTCGTTCGCGAGGTTCGCGAGGAAACGGGAATAGATGTCGAGGTCTCCGGGCTGGTCGGAATCTTCTCGAACCCGGACCATGTCATCGCCTACGACGACGGCGAAGTCCGACAGGAATTCTCGATCTGTTTTCGCGCCGATCCCGTCGGCGGCACCCTTCGCACCAGCTCGGAGTCAAAAGAGGTTCTGTGGATCGCCGCGCAGGACATCCCGGCACTGGACATTCACCCGTCGATTGCCCTTCGAATCGAACGCGGACTCCAACAGACAGACGGCCCGTTCTTCACCTAG